In one Selenomonadales bacterium genomic region, the following are encoded:
- a CDS encoding type II toxin-antitoxin system Phd/YefM family antitoxin — protein MRVSATELKMNLGKYIEQAASEDIIITKNGRDVAVLTSVEGRVRDALVSLRGIIRESGVTTRDEIRKQRLGRYDESLN, from the coding sequence ATGCGTGTTTCAGCGACGGAGCTTAAGATGAACCTCGGCAAGTACATCGAGCAGGCTGCCAGCGAAGACATTATCATCACCAAGAACGGGCGGGATGTGGCAGTTCTTACAAGTGTCGAGGGCAGAGTCAGAGATGCGCTCGTATCACTGCGCGGCATCATCAGGGAAAGCGGCGTCACCACGCGGGACGAAATCCGCAAGCAGAGGCTAGGCAGGTACGATGAAAGTCTTAATTGA